One segment of Vicinamibacterales bacterium DNA contains the following:
- a CDS encoding FAD-dependent oxidoreductase, with amino-acid sequence MSSWDLMAGSAGQRPELSGRPAKAKVLVLGGGLSGLVAGYELGKLGYDYQLLEARDRVGGLQWSVRRGSEHTEAGGDRQVCTFDEGHYVNVGAWRIPHSHHGVLNYCKELGVPMQVFLNESDASYFYYEGPAAGSLANKRVRLREVKADITGQVNELLIKAIDQNKLDLPLTADDQKRLTNYLLGQGYLDSTTRTYKAFANRGEGDPYQLTALLQAGFGNRLRSVPAMEGTTAAPMFQPVGGMDQIAKGFQRAMGPKRITFNAEIQSVHQGDAGVKVVYLDTKSGKKTEISADYVIVSMPLNIVAGLDINLAAEMMEAVKAVPYSNSAKIGLAMKRRFWEEDDGIFGGHLYSNLPIGEFSYPSNDYFTKKGVLLGLYSNGPIGTLLDQPIAARIEHVLTHASKVHPQIRTEFESAYAVYWKKVKYNMGGYASGRNPVRREQLSKVDNRIIIGSAATTPHSEPDWQEGAVSAGWQALKSVHERAMRG; translated from the coding sequence ATGAGTTCGTGGGACCTGATGGCCGGTTCGGCGGGTCAGCGGCCTGAACTGAGCGGCCGTCCGGCCAAGGCCAAAGTGCTGGTACTCGGCGGCGGCCTGTCGGGCCTCGTGGCTGGCTACGAGCTCGGCAAGCTCGGCTACGACTACCAGTTGCTCGAGGCGCGCGATCGCGTCGGCGGACTGCAGTGGAGCGTGCGGCGGGGATCGGAGCACACTGAAGCCGGCGGCGATCGGCAGGTCTGCACGTTCGATGAAGGGCATTACGTCAACGTCGGCGCCTGGCGCATTCCGCACTCGCACCACGGCGTCCTGAACTACTGCAAGGAACTCGGCGTGCCGATGCAGGTGTTCCTCAACGAGTCCGACGCGTCCTACTTCTACTACGAAGGCCCCGCGGCCGGATCGCTGGCCAACAAGCGCGTGCGGTTGCGCGAGGTCAAGGCCGACATCACCGGCCAGGTCAACGAACTCCTGATCAAGGCGATCGATCAGAACAAGCTCGACCTCCCACTGACCGCCGACGACCAGAAGCGGCTGACCAATTACCTCCTGGGCCAGGGCTACCTCGACTCCACCACCCGGACCTACAAGGCGTTCGCCAACCGCGGCGAAGGCGACCCGTATCAACTGACCGCGCTGCTGCAGGCCGGGTTCGGCAATCGGCTGCGTTCGGTGCCGGCGATGGAAGGCACCACCGCCGCGCCGATGTTCCAGCCGGTCGGCGGCATGGATCAGATCGCCAAGGGCTTCCAGCGCGCGATGGGCCCGAAGCGCATCACCTTCAATGCCGAGATCCAGTCGGTGCACCAAGGCGACGCCGGCGTCAAGGTCGTGTATCTCGACACCAAGAGCGGCAAGAAGACCGAAATCTCCGCCGACTACGTCATCGTCTCGATGCCGTTGAACATCGTCGCCGGCCTCGACATTAACCTGGCGGCCGAGATGATGGAAGCGGTCAAGGCGGTGCCGTACAGCAACAGCGCCAAGATCGGTCTCGCCATGAAGCGCCGCTTCTGGGAAGAAGACGATGGCATCTTCGGCGGCCACCTGTATTCGAACCTGCCGATCGGGGAATTCTCGTACCCGTCGAACGACTACTTCACCAAGAAGGGCGTGCTGCTCGGCCTCTACTCCAACGGGCCAATCGGCACGCTGCTCGACCAGCCGATCGCGGCGCGCATCGAGCACGTGCTGACGCACGCCAGCAAGGTGCATCCGCAGATCCGCACCGAGTTCGAGAGCGCCTACGCGGTGTACTGGAAGAAGGTCAAGTACAACATGGGCGGCTACGCCAGCGGCCGCAATCCCGTGCGGCGTGAGCAGCTGTCGAAGGTGGACAACCGCATCATCATCGGCTCGGCGGCGACGACCCCGCATTCCGAGCCCGACTGGCAGGAAGGCGCGGTGTCGGCCGGCTGGCAGGCGCTGAAGTCGGTTCACGAGCGCGCGATGCGCGGATAG